A single window of Magnetococcus marinus MC-1 DNA harbors:
- a CDS encoding nucleotidyltransferase domain-containing protein, with product MSWGDALLAVLREPRYLLSLPPAEQEPLLRMLRVEGLLAHVGARLQASPHWQNMPEDLQGVFLPAMVYAQDRRRMLLWEVNRIRRAVRHLACPILLLKGAAYAILALPNARGRLVADVDIMLRREDLAQVEQALLEQGWEAVKLDAYDQHYYRQWMHELPPLIHSKRQVELDIHHTIVPLTSRLKPDVQALWQAAEPLQAPVEGQYQGLLVLAPTDMVLHAIVHLFQEDLHHGLRGLMDIHLLLQAFAQPSFWESLVPRAQQLKVTRPLYYALYQCHHRLGSAIPAPVLQASAAHAPRAPLRWFMNGLMTRLFTPRLRPVGREDGLDLPARFFMYIRAHWLRMPVGLLLKHLSRKSARRWGPDVWTQRNP from the coding sequence ATGAGCTGGGGTGATGCTCTGCTTGCGGTGTTGCGTGAGCCCCGTTATCTGCTCAGCTTGCCCCCTGCTGAGCAGGAGCCGCTGTTGCGCATGTTGCGGGTAGAGGGGTTGCTGGCCCATGTGGGGGCCCGTTTGCAAGCCAGCCCCCACTGGCAGAATATGCCTGAGGATTTACAAGGGGTGTTTCTGCCCGCCATGGTCTACGCCCAGGATCGCCGCCGTATGCTGCTGTGGGAGGTTAATCGCATCCGTCGGGCAGTGCGGCACCTGGCGTGCCCCATTCTACTGCTCAAGGGGGCCGCGTATGCCATCCTGGCGCTGCCCAATGCCCGGGGCCGCTTGGTGGCGGATGTGGATATTATGCTGCGGCGCGAGGATCTGGCGCAGGTGGAGCAGGCGCTCTTGGAGCAGGGCTGGGAGGCGGTTAAGCTGGATGCCTATGATCAGCACTACTACCGGCAATGGATGCATGAACTGCCCCCGTTGATCCACAGCAAGCGGCAGGTCGAGCTGGATATTCACCACACCATTGTGCCCCTCACCAGCCGTTTAAAGCCGGATGTGCAGGCGCTGTGGCAGGCCGCCGAGCCCCTGCAAGCTCCGGTAGAGGGGCAATATCAGGGGCTGTTGGTGTTGGCCCCTACCGATATGGTGTTACATGCGATTGTCCATCTGTTTCAAGAGGATCTGCACCATGGCTTGCGGGGTTTGATGGATATTCATCTCCTGCTACAAGCCTTTGCCCAGCCATCGTTTTGGGAAAGCTTGGTGCCCCGTGCTCAGCAGCTCAAGGTGACGCGGCCCCTCTATTACGCGCTCTATCAGTGCCATCATCGGTTGGGTAGCGCCATCCCCGCGCCGGTGTTGCAGGCCAGCGCGGCCCATGCACCCCGTGCCCCACTGCGTTGGTTTATGAATGGCTTGATGACACGCCTGTTTACCCCACGTTTGCGCCCGGTGGGGCGAGAGGATGGGCTGGATCTGCCCGCACGATTTTTTATGTATATCCGAGCCCACTGGTTGCGTATGCCTGTGGGGCTATTGCTGAAACATCTCAGCCGTAAAAGTGCCAGACGATGGGGGCCCGATGTGTGGACTCAGCGCAATCCTTGA
- the queA gene encoding tRNA preQ1(34) S-adenosylmethionine ribosyltransferase-isomerase QueA: MNGTSFFGGDGTRLSHYDYDLPAAHIAQRPMEPRDHARLLVSRAQGVEDSRFDQLVEHLQAGDLLVLNDTKVIPARLLGHKPSGGRVEIFLLKPDPQHPPLWRAMTRSNKPLKVGQRVEFGEDFYAELVERQAEGHVLVALHAVGMGLDEAMQHYGQMPLPPYISGSDAQQDKSRYQTVFARRDGAVAAPTAGLHFTDALFERLAAKGVTWCHVTLHVGLGTFQPVRVEDLDAHPMHGEWRQLEADAVAKIQRTKAAGGRVVAVGTTAVRTLESSVDDQGVLQASCGETRLFIRPGYRFKVVDLMLTNFHLPKSTLLMLVAAFVGRSRLRRDYAHAMGKNYRFYSYGDTTLLYPQLEEERGLS; the protein is encoded by the coding sequence ATGAATGGGACCTCTTTTTTTGGCGGCGATGGCACGCGGCTCTCCCACTATGACTACGATCTGCCCGCAGCGCACATCGCCCAGCGCCCCATGGAGCCCAGGGATCATGCGCGGCTGCTGGTTAGCCGTGCGCAAGGGGTTGAAGATAGCCGTTTTGACCAACTGGTGGAGCATCTACAGGCGGGGGATCTGTTGGTATTAAATGATACCAAGGTGATCCCCGCGCGGCTCTTGGGGCACAAACCCAGCGGTGGAAGGGTGGAGATTTTTTTGCTCAAACCCGATCCCCAGCACCCCCCCTTATGGCGAGCCATGACCCGCAGCAATAAGCCCTTAAAGGTGGGTCAACGGGTCGAATTTGGCGAAGATTTTTATGCTGAGTTGGTGGAACGACAGGCCGAGGGGCACGTGCTGGTGGCCCTGCATGCGGTAGGTATGGGTCTGGATGAGGCGATGCAGCATTATGGGCAGATGCCCCTACCACCCTACATCAGCGGCTCCGATGCGCAGCAGGATAAAAGCCGCTATCAGACCGTCTTCGCCCGGCGCGATGGCGCAGTGGCCGCCCCGACAGCGGGTTTACACTTTACCGATGCGCTGTTTGAGCGTTTGGCCGCCAAGGGGGTAACGTGGTGCCATGTGACCCTGCATGTGGGATTGGGGACCTTTCAACCGGTACGGGTGGAGGATCTGGATGCCCACCCGATGCATGGTGAGTGGCGGCAGTTGGAGGCCGATGCCGTTGCCAAGATCCAGCGAACCAAAGCCGCAGGGGGGCGGGTGGTGGCGGTGGGGACCACGGCGGTGCGTACCTTGGAATCCTCGGTGGATGACCAGGGGGTGTTGCAAGCCAGTTGTGGAGAGACGCGGCTGTTTATACGGCCAGGCTACCGCTTTAAGGTGGTGGACCTGATGCTCACCAATTTTCACCTGCCCAAATCCACCCTATTGATGTTGGTGGCCGCTTTTGTCGGACGGTCGCGGCTACGCCGGGATTATGCCCATGCCATGGGGAAAAACTACCGCTTCTACTCCTATGGGGATACCACGCTGCTCTATCCCCAGCTTGAGGAGGAAAGGGGTCTATCCTGA
- a CDS encoding FkbM family methyltransferase, with translation MTAVKQALWQRLLPKQPLLMEVGSATLHHTLLPHCHDAQLHQLLSDHKVWHTTLHGEPPFPLSPSNHCLYLCVDHQPDRARYPHTPPNSSLDDYCLNGGLSHIDYLQLGPGLDLQALLQGAQRLLQRRAIEWLHLPHLTAPLDESLAHLFERCGVHGYQIIQVAANGQLTRHQQPQSWLTEHPAEVMVLAPRHMGRLMPQEQHRFLLHQTLPQHGIQAQNVIHVGAHLGEAYPNYQQAGCGTVLFIEADPQTYSQLAQRFAHIPAVRCLQGILSDQPQPLTVHRASVRQSHTSSPVNAPIERHSPTETAATLPLNTTTLPALLEWHRIDIKGFNLLILDIKETALKVLRGAESLLGRFDAIIVEVSYRELYAGAPLIDEMDDWLEQRDFVRKAERSPYDINWGDALYVRRRRLSMPTFGKIGRFANQIFQYFALEIMAKQLDAVIETPPWAGNALYGIPSRGLTGPYGVVKDTTDRMAAQQMVPLIQQQPQRDCEIIGYFQPHSSLMRPWRELFLRLYRVQDEIRLPLDQAIETMIGPEATLVVLHLRRGDYGYGYFFVAPEAWYLAFLADIWPRLRNPVLYIASDDLPQVLPAFAHYQPKTAMDLRIGLQGIPYFSDFYVMSQAHLLAISNSSFSFAASMLNQKSRLFMRPDPALEKLIPYDPWNADVLLRDIHPHLLDPKHPSNQRIFDYFGYTPPSG, from the coding sequence ATGACAGCGGTTAAACAGGCCCTGTGGCAACGCTTACTCCCCAAGCAGCCCCTTTTAATGGAGGTTGGCTCAGCCACCCTGCACCATACCCTGCTGCCCCACTGCCACGATGCCCAGTTGCACCAATTGCTAAGCGACCACAAGGTGTGGCATACCACCCTGCATGGCGAGCCCCCCTTCCCCCTCTCTCCCAGCAACCACTGCCTCTACCTCTGTGTGGACCATCAGCCCGACCGCGCCCGTTACCCCCACACACCGCCCAATTCGAGCTTGGATGATTACTGTCTCAATGGCGGATTATCCCATATTGACTATCTCCAGCTTGGGCCGGGGCTGGATCTGCAAGCTTTGCTGCAAGGAGCGCAGCGGCTGTTGCAGCGCCGCGCCATCGAGTGGCTGCACCTACCCCACTTAACCGCTCCGCTGGATGAAAGTTTGGCCCACCTGTTTGAACGCTGTGGGGTACATGGCTACCAGATCATACAGGTGGCCGCCAATGGGCAGCTTACCCGCCATCAACAGCCCCAAAGTTGGTTGACTGAGCACCCCGCCGAGGTGATGGTGCTGGCCCCACGCCACATGGGACGACTCATGCCCCAGGAGCAGCATAGGTTTTTGCTGCATCAAACGTTACCCCAACATGGCATCCAAGCCCAAAACGTGATCCATGTTGGGGCTCATTTGGGGGAGGCTTACCCCAACTATCAACAGGCTGGCTGTGGGACTGTGCTGTTTATTGAAGCAGACCCACAAACCTACAGCCAACTGGCCCAGCGTTTTGCTCACATCCCCGCTGTGCGCTGCCTGCAAGGAATCCTATCCGACCAGCCTCAGCCGCTCACTGTGCACCGGGCTTCTGTTCGTCAAAGCCATACAAGCTCGCCCGTCAACGCGCCGATAGAGAGACACTCACCAACGGAAACCGCCGCAACCCTGCCCCTGAACACCACCACGCTACCCGCCCTTTTAGAATGGCATCGCATTGATATAAAAGGTTTTAATTTATTAATTTTGGATATTAAGGAGACGGCATTAAAGGTACTGCGGGGGGCAGAATCGCTGCTGGGGCGGTTTGATGCGATTATTGTTGAGGTTAGCTATCGGGAACTCTATGCCGGGGCCCCCCTTATTGATGAGATGGATGACTGGTTAGAGCAGCGGGATTTTGTGCGCAAGGCCGAGCGCTCACCCTATGACATAAACTGGGGAGATGCCCTCTATGTGCGGCGTCGGCGTCTCTCCATGCCCACCTTTGGCAAAATTGGTCGTTTTGCCAACCAGATTTTTCAATATTTTGCCCTGGAGATCATGGCCAAGCAGCTCGATGCCGTGATTGAAACCCCACCCTGGGCGGGTAACGCCCTGTACGGCATCCCCAGCCGAGGTTTAACCGGCCCCTATGGGGTGGTTAAAGACACCACCGACCGCATGGCCGCCCAACAGATGGTGCCCCTCATCCAGCAGCAGCCCCAGCGAGATTGCGAGATTATCGGTTATTTCCAGCCCCATAGCTCGCTGATGCGCCCCTGGCGTGAACTTTTTCTGCGCCTGTATCGGGTACAGGATGAGATTCGTCTGCCCCTGGATCAAGCCATTGAGACGATGATTGGTCCAGAGGCCACGCTGGTGGTGCTGCATCTCCGTCGCGGGGATTATGGTTATGGCTATTTTTTTGTCGCGCCAGAGGCGTGGTATTTAGCCTTTTTGGCCGACATTTGGCCCCGCTTGCGCAACCCTGTGCTCTACATCGCCAGCGATGATCTGCCGCAGGTTTTACCCGCCTTTGCCCACTACCAGCCCAAGACCGCTATGGATCTGCGTATCGGGCTGCAAGGCATCCCCTATTTTTCAGATTTTTATGTGATGAGTCAGGCCCACCTGCTGGCAATCTCCAACTCATCCTTCTCGTTTGCCGCCTCCATGCTTAACCAAAAGAGCCGCCTGTTTATGCGACCAGATCCCGCCTTGGAAAAGTTGATTCCCTATGATCCCTGGAATGCCGATGTGCTGCTGCGGGATATTCACCCCCATCTGCTCGACCCCAAGCATCCCAGCAATCAGCGGATTTTTGACTATTTTGGTTACACCCCACCCTCAGGATAG
- a CDS encoding XrtA/PEP-CTERM system amidotransferase codes for MCGLSAILDLTGQRLPEAEQLTAMTRALAHRGPDGEGMHREPGVGLGHRRLSIIDLAGGAQPLWNEDRSVAVVFNGEIYNFPDLMQRLQGLGHQFHSRSDTEVIVHAWEQWGEQCVEALQGMFAFALWDRCQGVLFVARDRLGIKPLYYGFSEDGWLLVGSELKALTAHPGLSRSLDPKGVMDYFAYGYIPDPHSIYRQVKKLEPGYCARFTLGSGDWRLRCYWDLSFAAQPLTEAAALQQLQELLGQTVQSHTLADVPLGAFLSGGVDSSLITALLAKQSQTPLQALTVAFTGSREDEAPHARAVAQHLGVQQQLLTVDPLDFERLERLPGLYDEPFADSSAWPTFLLCEAAASRMKVVLSGDGGDELCAGYSRYRLFMAEQQVRQRVPSWLRRGLFGPMGMLYPKLDNAPRWLRAKSTLQALGEGPLEGLFRGASMMDPAMGQGLLAPDLMLLDYHPIEHFYRLNARLPEQVAFHDRMLYLDFKTFLAGRVLTKVDRASMAVGLEVRVPLLDHRLVEWAGRLPWCLKMQGGQGKYLLKKLAAQQVPATAVYRSKQGFIPPLAAWLRGPLQERLQDRLSSRVITESGLFHPRWIHWMLEQHRKKKQDLSMPLWSLLMFEGMLRKAQNKG; via the coding sequence ATGTGTGGACTCAGCGCAATCCTTGACCTGACCGGCCAGCGCCTACCCGAGGCGGAACAGCTGACCGCGATGACCCGCGCTTTGGCCCACCGTGGCCCCGATGGTGAGGGCATGCATCGTGAGCCGGGGGTGGGGTTGGGGCACCGGCGTCTCTCTATCATTGATCTGGCCGGGGGGGCGCAGCCACTCTGGAATGAAGATCGTTCGGTGGCGGTGGTGTTTAATGGGGAGATCTATAATTTCCCAGATCTTATGCAGCGTTTGCAGGGCCTAGGGCACCAATTCCACAGCCGCAGCGATACCGAGGTGATTGTGCATGCCTGGGAGCAGTGGGGGGAGCAGTGTGTGGAGGCGTTGCAGGGGATGTTTGCCTTCGCCCTGTGGGACCGCTGCCAAGGGGTGCTGTTTGTGGCTCGGGATCGCTTGGGTATTAAACCCCTCTACTATGGGTTTAGTGAGGATGGTTGGCTGCTGGTGGGTTCTGAATTAAAGGCGCTGACCGCCCATCCTGGTTTGTCGCGGAGTTTGGATCCTAAGGGGGTGATGGACTATTTCGCCTATGGCTATATTCCCGACCCCCACAGCATCTACCGTCAGGTAAAAAAATTGGAGCCGGGCTACTGCGCCCGCTTTACCCTGGGCTCTGGGGATTGGCGTCTGCGCTGTTATTGGGATTTAAGCTTTGCCGCCCAACCCTTGACAGAGGCCGCCGCACTCCAGCAGTTACAAGAGCTGCTGGGGCAGACGGTGCAGAGTCACACCCTAGCGGATGTGCCATTGGGGGCCTTCCTCTCCGGTGGTGTGGACTCCTCCTTAATCACCGCGCTGCTGGCCAAGCAGAGTCAAACCCCGCTCCAGGCGTTGACGGTGGCCTTTACCGGTAGCCGTGAGGATGAAGCGCCACATGCCCGTGCGGTCGCCCAACATCTGGGGGTACAGCAGCAGCTGTTGACGGTGGATCCCCTGGATTTTGAGCGTTTGGAGCGTCTGCCGGGTCTCTATGATGAACCCTTTGCAGACAGTTCGGCGTGGCCCACTTTTTTGCTCTGCGAGGCGGCGGCCAGTCGTATGAAGGTGGTGCTCTCTGGGGATGGTGGGGATGAGTTGTGTGCAGGTTACAGCCGCTATCGCCTGTTTATGGCCGAACAGCAGGTGCGGCAACGGGTACCCAGTTGGCTGCGTCGTGGCCTGTTTGGGCCCATGGGCATGCTCTATCCCAAGCTGGATAACGCCCCGCGCTGGTTGCGGGCCAAGAGCACCCTGCAAGCCTTGGGTGAGGGGCCCCTTGAGGGGCTGTTTCGGGGGGCCTCCATGATGGATCCGGCCATGGGGCAGGGCTTGTTGGCCCCCGATTTAATGTTGCTGGATTATCATCCCATAGAGCATTTTTACCGCTTGAATGCGCGGTTGCCCGAGCAGGTAGCCTTTCATGATCGCATGCTCTATCTCGATTTTAAGACCTTTCTGGCAGGGCGGGTGTTGACCAAGGTGGACCGTGCCAGCATGGCGGTGGGGCTGGAGGTGCGGGTGCCGTTGCTGGATCATCGCTTGGTAGAGTGGGCGGGGCGTCTGCCTTGGTGCCTCAAGATGCAGGGGGGGCAGGGCAAATATCTGTTAAAAAAACTGGCCGCGCAACAGGTGCCTGCGACCGCCGTCTACCGCTCAAAACAGGGTTTTATCCCACCCCTGGCGGCTTGGTTGCGGGGGCCGTTGCAAGAGCGTTTGCAGGATCGTTTGAGCAGTCGGGTGATCACGGAGTCAGGGCTGTTTCATCCCCGCTGGATCCACTGGATGCTGGAACAGCACCGCAAGAAAAAACAGGATCTCTCCATGCCCCTGTGGTCGCTGTTGATGTTTGAGGGCATGCTGCGCAAGGCGCAAAATAAGGGTTAG
- a CDS encoding alanine-zipper protein — protein MAKKTATLALAAAMLLGGCATLSPEDQAKLDKAMVTAERASVAASSAQIEANAAREEAKKAKEEAAAAWSAAEKAKLEASKAGTSAEKSKRMFEHNMHK, from the coding sequence ATGGCCAAGAAGACCGCCACCCTGGCTCTGGCCGCCGCCATGTTGCTTGGTGGCTGCGCCACGTTGAGCCCCGAAGATCAAGCCAAGCTTGATAAAGCTATGGTCACTGCTGAGCGTGCATCCGTTGCCGCCAGTTCTGCCCAGATTGAAGCCAATGCCGCACGTGAAGAGGCTAAAAAGGCCAAAGAAGAGGCCGCCGCCGCTTGGAGTGCCGCCGAGAAAGCCAAGCTGGAAGCCTCCAAGGCTGGCACCTCTGCTGAAAAAAGCAAGCGCATGTTTGAGCACAACATGCACAAGTAA
- the acs gene encoding acetate--CoA ligase encodes MSDVKVYPVDPNVAANALINEEQYQEMYKRSIDDPAAFWAEQAEARIDWFKKWDNVLDFDLRKGHIKWFEGAKLNVSYNCIDRHLEKRGDKVAILWEGDNPAADRKITYRELSALVNKFANALKARGVKKGDRVCIYMPMIPEAAVAMLACTRIGAVHSIVFGGFSPDALRDRIIDAECRVVITADGGMRGSKKIPLRKNVETALAQCPNVHTCFVVQDTQLEIEWTEGRDVWYHEAIAAASADCPPEEMDAEDPLFVLYTSGSTGKPKGVLHTTGGYLLYASITHQYIFDYHEDDIYWCTADVGWVTGHTYIVYGPLANGATTLMFEGVPTYPDASRFWQVVDKHQVSIFYTAPTAIRSIMSQGDALVKATSRQSLRILGSVGEPINPEAWEWYYHVVGEGRCPIVDTWWQTETGGILITPLPGATPLKPGSATRPFFGVNPKVLSNEGKEMEGPCEGILVLDHPWPGMMRTVYGDHDRFINTYFANYPGYYFCGDGCRRDEDGYYWITGRVDDVINVSGHRLGTAEVESALVLHDQVAEAAVVGMPHEIKGQGIYAYVTLMSGVEPSDALKTELVKLVRKEIGPIASLDVIQFAPGLPKTRSGKIMRRILRKIAAHEVDTLGDTSTLADPSVVQNLIDNMPK; translated from the coding sequence ATGAGCGACGTTAAAGTCTACCCCGTTGATCCCAATGTTGCGGCCAACGCGCTGATCAACGAGGAACAGTACCAAGAAATGTATAAACGTTCCATCGACGACCCGGCGGCCTTTTGGGCTGAACAGGCCGAGGCGCGCATTGATTGGTTTAAAAAATGGGACAACGTTCTGGATTTTGATCTGCGTAAAGGTCATATCAAATGGTTTGAGGGGGCCAAACTCAACGTCTCCTACAACTGTATTGACCGCCACCTGGAAAAACGCGGGGATAAAGTGGCCATCCTCTGGGAAGGGGATAATCCCGCTGCCGACCGTAAAATCACCTACCGTGAACTCTCTGCGTTGGTCAATAAGTTTGCCAACGCTTTAAAAGCACGGGGCGTTAAAAAAGGGGATCGGGTTTGCATCTACATGCCCATGATTCCCGAAGCCGCTGTGGCCATGCTCGCTTGTACCCGCATTGGCGCGGTGCACTCCATCGTCTTTGGGGGTTTCTCTCCCGATGCACTGCGGGACCGCATTATTGATGCCGAGTGTCGCGTGGTGATCACCGCCGATGGCGGCATGCGTGGTTCTAAAAAGATCCCCCTGCGTAAAAATGTCGAGACCGCGCTGGCCCAGTGCCCCAACGTACACACCTGTTTTGTGGTGCAAGATACCCAATTAGAGATTGAGTGGACCGAAGGGCGCGATGTTTGGTATCACGAAGCCATTGCAGCCGCCAGTGCCGACTGCCCCCCCGAGGAGATGGATGCCGAAGATCCGCTGTTTGTGCTCTACACCTCGGGCTCCACCGGCAAGCCCAAGGGGGTTCTGCACACCACCGGTGGTTATCTGCTGTATGCCTCTATCACCCACCAATATATCTTCGATTATCATGAGGATGACATCTACTGGTGTACCGCAGACGTAGGCTGGGTAACGGGCCACACCTACATTGTTTATGGACCCTTAGCCAATGGGGCCACCACCTTGATGTTCGAAGGGGTGCCCACCTACCCGGACGCTTCCCGCTTTTGGCAGGTGGTGGATAAACATCAGGTGAGCATTTTCTACACCGCTCCCACCGCCATTCGCTCCATCATGAGCCAGGGGGACGCACTGGTTAAGGCCACCTCGCGTCAATCGCTGCGCATCCTTGGCAGCGTGGGTGAGCCCATCAACCCCGAGGCGTGGGAGTGGTACTACCATGTAGTGGGTGAAGGGCGCTGCCCCATTGTGGACACTTGGTGGCAGACCGAAACCGGGGGAATTTTGATTACCCCACTGCCTGGGGCAACCCCCTTAAAACCCGGTTCAGCAACCCGTCCCTTCTTTGGGGTCAACCCCAAAGTGCTCTCCAACGAGGGCAAAGAGATGGAGGGCCCCTGTGAAGGCATCCTGGTTTTGGATCATCCCTGGCCGGGCATGATGCGTACCGTGTATGGCGACCATGATCGTTTTATCAACACCTATTTTGCCAACTATCCCGGCTACTATTTCTGTGGGGATGGCTGCCGCCGTGATGAAGATGGCTACTATTGGATCACGGGGCGGGTGGATGATGTGATCAACGTCTCCGGCCACCGTTTGGGTACCGCTGAAGTAGAGAGCGCCTTGGTGCTGCACGATCAAGTTGCCGAAGCGGCGGTGGTGGGCATGCCCCATGAGATCAAGGGTCAGGGCATCTACGCCTATGTGACCCTTATGAGCGGGGTTGAGCCCTCTGACGCACTCAAAACCGAGTTGGTCAAGCTGGTCCGCAAGGAGATTGGCCCCATTGCCTCATTGGATGTGATCCAGTTTGCCCCCGGCCTGCCCAAGACCCGTTCCGGCAAGATCATGCGCCGCATTCTCCGCAAGATTGCTGCCCATGAAGTGGACACCCTAGGGGATACCTCAACCCTGGCCGATCCATCGGTGGTGCAAAACCTCATCGACAACATGCCCAAATAG
- a CDS encoding DNA internalization-related competence protein ComEC/Rec2: MIGAIQKVGNTLFYEVAAQGGRGRGLVLFLFAMIGGIVGAQGGAAKLVGLLLVLPLLGLMGGHFKSWRHGLILLLGLGVGFFNMQWRGNPAPLSVPSQWQQGVVVEGLLAQRSQRGLANRLQLTELVVEGEALPGEAWITLYHQTTSVTPGTRLRLHAKLRTTQGLRVPGGFDYGLWLRRQGVVMTGHSSHPVVALADGGGYAWNRFRWQVSQWIATTLPGATGAVAQALLVGMRDAMALPLQEQWQVAGLYHLVAISGLHVGLVAAGLFQLWRWLLSRRLRWVARWDLKPWAALLSLPGVLAYGFLAGWGVSTQRAVVMAVVLLLALGSGRWPQSWRALQWAALLLLLWQPWDLFGAGFQLSFLCVVVLLGVFSPAAPELAGVMQRAWSPPEPQSSNRWHRLLKGGLESAKASLLLGLVTGPLVAGVFHRVALYGVGLNLLVIPWVGFLVVPVGLLAVVLYPLVPPLAGWLLQLTGWLLWPVQELVSWVNTLPGAWWRVAGQGDDLLWAYVLVVGLAFMQRAYRGPLLLLALLLASWPQSATPPTTLEVTVLEVGQAQAVVVRDRANGWSVLDAGGVVSSHYHVGEHLLSGYLWDRGVQHLQRVVVSHAQRDHMAGAARLLRNFAVEELWLPLRPADEKPRGDLQHLVQVAQQRGVLVRYLSQGFEQRAGELLWRIGHPDPQNLERDANEGCLVVELVAQGQRLLFPGDIEKRGEAALQRSGWLHGVDWLMAPHHGSRTSSSEPFVRASAAKQVVFSVGVANQWGFPKAEVLERWRQSGARIWRTDHSGSLRFCVDKQGVHQQNWQENPLQGCP, translated from the coding sequence ATGATAGGGGCTATTCAAAAAGTAGGCAACACTCTTTTCTACGAGGTCGCGGCCCAGGGTGGGCGGGGGCGTGGTTTGGTGTTGTTTTTATTCGCTATGATTGGCGGCATTGTTGGCGCCCAAGGGGGTGCTGCCAAGCTGGTGGGGCTGCTGTTGGTGCTGCCCCTGCTCGGGTTGATGGGGGGTCATTTTAAGTCGTGGCGCCATGGCTTGATTCTCTTATTAGGGTTGGGGGTCGGTTTTTTTAATATGCAGTGGCGGGGTAATCCGGCCCCGCTCAGCGTGCCTTCCCAGTGGCAGCAGGGGGTGGTGGTAGAGGGGTTGCTGGCGCAACGGAGCCAGCGGGGGCTTGCCAACCGTTTACAGCTTACCGAGCTGGTGGTAGAGGGAGAGGCGTTGCCGGGCGAAGCGTGGATTACCCTCTACCACCAAACCACGTCGGTCACACCCGGTACACGGCTGCGGCTGCACGCCAAGCTCCGCACCACGCAGGGGCTGCGGGTGCCCGGCGGTTTTGACTACGGTTTATGGCTGCGGCGGCAAGGGGTGGTGATGACAGGCCATAGCAGCCACCCGGTGGTGGCGCTGGCCGATGGTGGAGGTTATGCCTGGAACCGTTTTCGCTGGCAGGTCAGCCAATGGATCGCCACCACTCTGCCCGGAGCCACCGGCGCGGTGGCACAAGCCCTGTTGGTGGGCATGCGCGACGCCATGGCGTTGCCCTTACAAGAGCAGTGGCAGGTGGCGGGTCTCTACCACCTGGTCGCCATTTCAGGGTTGCACGTGGGGCTGGTGGCGGCAGGCTTGTTCCAGTTATGGCGCTGGTTGCTCAGCCGCCGTTTACGCTGGGTGGCGCGTTGGGATCTTAAACCGTGGGCCGCTCTGTTGAGCCTGCCCGGTGTCTTGGCCTATGGTTTTTTGGCGGGCTGGGGGGTCTCGACCCAACGGGCGGTGGTGATGGCGGTGGTGTTGCTGCTGGCCTTGGGCAGTGGTCGCTGGCCACAAAGCTGGCGGGCGTTGCAGTGGGCGGCGCTGCTGTTGCTGCTGTGGCAACCATGGGATCTGTTTGGGGCGGGCTTTCAGCTCTCCTTTTTGTGTGTGGTGGTGTTGCTGGGCGTGTTCAGCCCAGCAGCTCCTGAACTGGCCGGGGTCATGCAGCGGGCGTGGTCGCCTCCAGAACCGCAGAGCAGCAACCGCTGGCATAGGCTGCTTAAAGGGGGGCTAGAGAGTGCTAAAGCCTCCCTATTGCTGGGGTTGGTGACGGGGCCGCTGGTGGCGGGGGTGTTCCACCGCGTCGCCCTCTATGGGGTGGGGTTAAATCTGTTGGTCATACCCTGGGTCGGTTTTTTGGTGGTACCGGTGGGGCTGCTGGCGGTGGTGCTCTATCCCCTTGTTCCCCCCCTGGCGGGTTGGCTGTTGCAACTGACCGGTTGGTTGTTGTGGCCGGTGCAGGAGCTGGTTAGCTGGGTCAATACCCTGCCCGGAGCGTGGTGGCGGGTTGCCGGGCAGGGGGATGACCTGCTGTGGGCCTATGTGCTGGTGGTGGGTTTGGCTTTTATGCAGCGTGCTTACCGTGGTCCATTGCTGCTGCTGGCGCTGCTGCTGGCCAGTTGGCCCCAAAGTGCCACCCCCCCCACCACCCTAGAGGTGACGGTGTTGGAGGTGGGGCAAGCCCAGGCGGTGGTGGTGCGAGATCGCGCCAATGGCTGGAGTGTGTTGGATGCAGGTGGGGTGGTCAGCAGCCATTACCATGTGGGGGAACATCTGCTGTCGGGCTATTTGTGGGATCGTGGGGTGCAGCACCTGCAACGGGTGGTGGTGAGCCATGCCCAGCGTGACCATATGGCCGGTGCGGCGCGGTTGTTGCGGAATTTTGCCGTGGAGGAGCTGTGGCTGCCCCTGCGCCCCGCCGATGAAAAACCACGTGGGGATTTGCAGCATCTCGTGCAGGTAGCCCAGCAACGGGGGGTGCTGGTGCGCTATCTGAGCCAGGGCTTTGAGCAGCGAGCAGGGGAGCTGCTGTGGCGCATCGGCCACCCCGATCCGCAGAACCTGGAGCGTGATGCCAATGAGGGCTGTCTGGTGGTGGAGCTGGTGGCGCAAGGGCAACGGCTGCTGTTTCCCGGTGATATTGAAAAAAGGGGGGAGGCTGCCCTGCAACGCTCTGGCTGGTTGCATGGGGTGGATTGGCTGATGGCCCCGCACCATGGTAGTCGCACCTCCAGCTCCGAGCCCTTTGTGCGAGCCAGCGCAGCCAAACAGGTGGTTTTTTCGGTGGGGGTTGCCAATCAATGGGGTTTCCCCAAAGCGGAGGTGCTGGAGCGCTGGCGCCAGAGTGGTGCCCGGATTTGGCGCACCGACCACAGCGGATCGCTACGTTTTTGTGTGGATAAACAGGGCGTTCACCAGCAAAACTGGCAGGAAAACCCCTTGCAAGGTTGCCCGTGA